The Lycium ferocissimum isolate CSIRO_LF1 chromosome 1, AGI_CSIRO_Lferr_CH_V1, whole genome shotgun sequence genome includes a region encoding these proteins:
- the LOC132031371 gene encoding brassinosteroid-responsive RING protein 1-like: MGFPLGYTDFHFPKQLLHLLSLLGFIRKLICTLFTFMGLGDFFEPELPDPTRPEFPDPTWMCSVSAELIREILPLVKYSEIPDPTRPESCAVCLHEFGSDDEIRRLVNCCHVFHRSCVDRWMDHDYRMTCPLCRREFIPEGMMGIFNEKLWLASGINSGFYEEY, encoded by the coding sequence aTGGGTTTTCCATTAGGCTACACTGACTTTCATTTCCCCAAACAACTCCTTCACCTCCTTTCACTTCTTGGTTTCATCAGAAAACTCATTTGCACATTATTCACCTTCATGGGCCTCGGTGATTTCTTCGAACCCGAATTGcccgacccgacccgacccgaatttccTGACCCGACCTGGATGTGCTCCGTATCGGCGGAGCTGATCCGGGAGATATTGCCACTTGTGAAGTACTCTGAGatacccgacccgacccgacccgaatCATGCGCGGTGTGTCTTCATGAGTTTGGTTCGGATGACGAGATTAGGAGGCTGGTGAATTGCTGCCACGTGTTCCATAGAAGCTGTGTGGACCGTTGGATGGATCATGATTATAGGATGACGTGTCCGCTTTGTAGGAGGGAATTTATACCGGAGGGTATGATGGGGATTTTTAATGAGAAGTTATGGTTGGCTTCTGGAATTAATTCTGGTTTTTATGAAGAATACtag
- the LOC132059862 gene encoding uncharacterized protein LOC132059862 isoform X1: MASKKIIAICQSGGEFVTNNEDGSLTYVGGEAYALDLDNQTLLNDFKKEVAENFECGTNGMTIKYFLPGNKKTLITISKDKDLKRMINFFKDSEQVEVFIIVEEVVARSTPNVTVSRSSRTNISEPAHTPAIPVDMIHPDDLFQSPVHTSPVGVYPSSNDEKHRRAAMQWENAITGVGQRFNSFSEFREALHKYSIAHGFTYKYKKNESRRVTAKCKSEGCAWSIYASKLPTTELICIKTMNSKHTCDGAAVKAGYRSTRGWMGNIIKEKLKVAPNYKPKDIANDIEREYGIQLNYSQARRAKEKAREQLQGSYREAYSQLPLLCEKIKETNPGSVAIVSAKEDSSFHRLFISFHALISGFRQGCRPLLFLDSTLLYAKYQGTLLAAIGVDGNDGVFPLAFAVVDEETNDNWHWFLSELKSAVPMSCPITFVCDFQRGIRESLHDIFNEECHHGYCLRYLAEKLNNDLQGQFSHEARRLMIQDLYTAACAPTLESFERCAENIRAISPDAYDWVTRSEPDHWANALFGGARYGLLTSNFGQLFYDWVMEVNELPITQMVDVLRGKIMELIYTRRVESDQWATRLTPLMEEKLQSETSKARSLQVLPSHGSTFEVRGESVDVVDIDQWDCSCKGWQLNGMPCCHAIAVLELIGRSPYDYCSRYFTTESYHVTYVESINPVPNLESPANGEVDAAVVITPPPSKRPPGRPKMKKVDAFDIVKRQMQCSRCKGLGHNKKTCGKVNKFDESDPLLLTGLVTEDLEGTE; this comes from the exons ATGGCCTCCAAGAAAATAATTGCCATTTGTCAATCTGGAGGGGAATTTGTGACCAATAATGAAGACGGGTCTTTGACATATGTTGGTGGGGAGGCATATGCACTAGACCTTGATAACCAGACACTTCTGAATGATTTTAAGAAAGAAGTAGCAGAAAACTTTGAGTGTGGGACCAATGGAATGACAATTAAGTATTTTCTCCCTGGGAATAAGAAGACTCTCATTACAATTTCTAAAGATAAGGACCTCAAGCGTATGATCAACTTCTTCAAGGATTCTGAACAAGTAGAGGTGTTTATAATTGTAGAAGAAGTTGTTGCTCGAAGTACTCCGAATGTGACTGTTAGTAG GTCGAGCAGGACTAACATATCAGAGCCTGCACATACTCCTGCTATCCCCGTGGATATGATCCATCCTGATGATCTGTTTCAATCACCCGTTCATACTAGTCCCGTAGGTGTTTATCCGAGTAGCAATGATGAGAAGCATCGCAGAGCAGCTATGCAGTGGGAGAATGCCATTACTGGCGTGGGGCAAAGATTTAACAGCTTTTCCGAATTCCGTGAAGCTTTACATAAATATTCAATTGCCCATGGATTCACttataaatacaagaaaaatgaaagtcGCAGAGTAACTGCTAAATGCAAGTCAGAAGGTTGTGCTTGGTCGATATACGCATCAAAGTTGCCTACCACCGAGCTAATATGTATTAAGACGATGAACTCAAAGCATACATGTGATGGAGCTGCAGTAAAAGCTGGATACCGGTCCACAAGGGGTTGGATGGGAAATATAATAAAGGAAAAGTTGAAGGTTGCTCCTAATTACAAGCCTAAGGATATCGCAAACGATATCGAGCGTGAATATGGCATTCAGTTGAACTATTCTCAGGCAAGACGTGCTAAAGAGAAGGCAAGAGAGCAGCTTCAAGGTTCTTACAGAGAGGCATACAGTCAGTTACCTTTACTATgtgagaaaattaaagaaactaATCCTGGTAGTGTTGCTATAGTTTCCGCAAAGGAGGACTCGAGCTTCCATCGTTTATTTATCTCGTTTCATGCCTTGATATCTGGTTTTCGACAAGGTTGCCGCCCTCTTCTATTCCTAGACAGCACGCTTCTCTATGCAAAATATCAAGGAACATTATTGGCTGCCATTGGTGTGGATGGGAATGATGGTGTCTTTCCTTTAGCCTTTGCGGTTGTAGATGAAGAGACAAACGACAACTGGCATTGGTTTCTTTCGGAACTTAAATCTGCTGTCCCAATGTCCTGTCCAATAACATTTGTGTGTGATTTCCAAAGGGGCATAAGAGAGTCGTTGCATGATATATTTAATGAAGAGTGTCACCACGGTTATTGCCTGCGCTATCTTGCGGAAAAACTGAATAACGATTTGCAAGGACAGTTTTCTCATGAAGCTAGACGTCTTATGATCCAAGATTTATATACTGCTGCTTGCGCCCCGACGCTCGAGAGTTTCGAACGCTGTGCTGAGAATATAAGAGCAATCTCTCCTGATGCATATGATTGGGTCACTCGAAGTGAGCCCGACCATTGGGCGAATGCCCTTTTCGGTGGGGCAAGGTATGGTTTATTGACATCCAATTTCGGGCAGCTTTTTTATGATTGGGTGATGGAGGTGAATGAGCTGCCGATAACACAAATGGTTGACGTATTACGAGGAAAGATAATGGAATTGATCTATACTAGGCGTGTTGAGTCCGATCAGTGGGCTACGAGATTGACACCATTGATGGAAGAAAAGCTTCAGAGCGAAACCTCAAAAGCGAGGTCACTTCAAGTATTACCCTCACATGGGAGCACGTTCGAAGTTCGTGGCGAGTCTGTTGAcgttgttgatattgatcaATGGGATTGTAGTTGCAAAGGTTGGCAATTAAACGGGATGCCTTGCTGCCATGCTATTGCTGTTCTCGAATTGATAGGAAGGAGtccatatgattattgttccagATACTTCACAACCGAGAGTTACCATGTAACATATGTTGAATCAATTAACCCCGTCCCTAATCTGGAAAGCCCAGCAAATGGTGAAGTCGATGCGGCAGTTGTTATTACTCCCCCACCATCCAAACGTCCACCAGGCAGACCAAAGATGAAAAAGGTCGATGCTTTTGACATTGTTAAACGACAGATGCAGTGTAGCAGGTGTAAGGGCCTAGGTCACAATAAGAAAACATGCGG GAAGgtaaataagttcgacgaatcAGATCCTCTACTCCTTACGGGCTTGGTAACTGAAGACCTTGAAGGCACAGAGTGA
- the LOC132059862 gene encoding uncharacterized protein LOC132059862 isoform X2 — MASKKIIAICQSGGEFVTNNEDGSLTYVGGEAYALDLDNQTLLNDFKKEVAENFECGTNGMTIKYFLPGNKKTLITISKDKDLKRMINFFKDSEQVEVFIIVEEVVARSTPNVTVSRSSRTNISEPAHTPAIPVDMIHPDDLFQSPVHTSPVGVYPSSNDEKHRRAAMQWENAITGVGQRFNSFSEFREALHKYSIAHGFTYKYKKNESRRVTAKCKSEGCAWSIYASKLPTTELICIKTMNSKHTCDGAAVKAGYRSTRGWMGNIIKEKLKVAPNYKPKDIANDIEREYGIQLNYSQARRAKEKAREQLQGSYREAYSQLPLLCEKIKETNPGSVAIVSAKEDSSFHRLFISFHALISGFRQGCRPLLFLDSTLLYAKYQGTLLAAIGVDGNDGVFPLAFAVVDEETNDNWHWFLSELKSAVPMSCPITFVCDFQRGIRESLHDIFNEECHHGYCLRYLAEKLNNDLQGQFSHEARRLMIQDLYTAACAPTLESFERCAENIRAISPDAYDWVTRSEPDHWANALFGGARYGLLTSNFGQLFYDWVMEVNELPITQMVDVLRGKIMELIYTRRVESDQWATRLTPLMEEKLQSETSKARSLQVLPSHGSTFEVRGESVDVVDIDQWDCSCKGWQLNGMPCCHAIAVLELIGRSPYDYCSRYFTTESYHVTYVESINPVPNLESPANGEVDAAVVITPPPSKRPPGRPKMKKVDAFDIVKRQMQCSRCKGLGHNKKTCGASSS; from the exons ATGGCCTCCAAGAAAATAATTGCCATTTGTCAATCTGGAGGGGAATTTGTGACCAATAATGAAGACGGGTCTTTGACATATGTTGGTGGGGAGGCATATGCACTAGACCTTGATAACCAGACACTTCTGAATGATTTTAAGAAAGAAGTAGCAGAAAACTTTGAGTGTGGGACCAATGGAATGACAATTAAGTATTTTCTCCCTGGGAATAAGAAGACTCTCATTACAATTTCTAAAGATAAGGACCTCAAGCGTATGATCAACTTCTTCAAGGATTCTGAACAAGTAGAGGTGTTTATAATTGTAGAAGAAGTTGTTGCTCGAAGTACTCCGAATGTGACTGTTAGTAG GTCGAGCAGGACTAACATATCAGAGCCTGCACATACTCCTGCTATCCCCGTGGATATGATCCATCCTGATGATCTGTTTCAATCACCCGTTCATACTAGTCCCGTAGGTGTTTATCCGAGTAGCAATGATGAGAAGCATCGCAGAGCAGCTATGCAGTGGGAGAATGCCATTACTGGCGTGGGGCAAAGATTTAACAGCTTTTCCGAATTCCGTGAAGCTTTACATAAATATTCAATTGCCCATGGATTCACttataaatacaagaaaaatgaaagtcGCAGAGTAACTGCTAAATGCAAGTCAGAAGGTTGTGCTTGGTCGATATACGCATCAAAGTTGCCTACCACCGAGCTAATATGTATTAAGACGATGAACTCAAAGCATACATGTGATGGAGCTGCAGTAAAAGCTGGATACCGGTCCACAAGGGGTTGGATGGGAAATATAATAAAGGAAAAGTTGAAGGTTGCTCCTAATTACAAGCCTAAGGATATCGCAAACGATATCGAGCGTGAATATGGCATTCAGTTGAACTATTCTCAGGCAAGACGTGCTAAAGAGAAGGCAAGAGAGCAGCTTCAAGGTTCTTACAGAGAGGCATACAGTCAGTTACCTTTACTATgtgagaaaattaaagaaactaATCCTGGTAGTGTTGCTATAGTTTCCGCAAAGGAGGACTCGAGCTTCCATCGTTTATTTATCTCGTTTCATGCCTTGATATCTGGTTTTCGACAAGGTTGCCGCCCTCTTCTATTCCTAGACAGCACGCTTCTCTATGCAAAATATCAAGGAACATTATTGGCTGCCATTGGTGTGGATGGGAATGATGGTGTCTTTCCTTTAGCCTTTGCGGTTGTAGATGAAGAGACAAACGACAACTGGCATTGGTTTCTTTCGGAACTTAAATCTGCTGTCCCAATGTCCTGTCCAATAACATTTGTGTGTGATTTCCAAAGGGGCATAAGAGAGTCGTTGCATGATATATTTAATGAAGAGTGTCACCACGGTTATTGCCTGCGCTATCTTGCGGAAAAACTGAATAACGATTTGCAAGGACAGTTTTCTCATGAAGCTAGACGTCTTATGATCCAAGATTTATATACTGCTGCTTGCGCCCCGACGCTCGAGAGTTTCGAACGCTGTGCTGAGAATATAAGAGCAATCTCTCCTGATGCATATGATTGGGTCACTCGAAGTGAGCCCGACCATTGGGCGAATGCCCTTTTCGGTGGGGCAAGGTATGGTTTATTGACATCCAATTTCGGGCAGCTTTTTTATGATTGGGTGATGGAGGTGAATGAGCTGCCGATAACACAAATGGTTGACGTATTACGAGGAAAGATAATGGAATTGATCTATACTAGGCGTGTTGAGTCCGATCAGTGGGCTACGAGATTGACACCATTGATGGAAGAAAAGCTTCAGAGCGAAACCTCAAAAGCGAGGTCACTTCAAGTATTACCCTCACATGGGAGCACGTTCGAAGTTCGTGGCGAGTCTGTTGAcgttgttgatattgatcaATGGGATTGTAGTTGCAAAGGTTGGCAATTAAACGGGATGCCTTGCTGCCATGCTATTGCTGTTCTCGAATTGATAGGAAGGAGtccatatgattattgttccagATACTTCACAACCGAGAGTTACCATGTAACATATGTTGAATCAATTAACCCCGTCCCTAATCTGGAAAGCCCAGCAAATGGTGAAGTCGATGCGGCAGTTGTTATTACTCCCCCACCATCCAAACGTCCACCAGGCAGACCAAAGATGAAAAAGGTCGATGCTTTTGACATTGTTAAACGACAGATGCAGTGTAGCAGGTGTAAGGGCCTAGGTCACAATAAGAAAACATGCGG TGCTTCGTCTTCTTGA
- the LOC132059862 gene encoding uncharacterized protein LOC132059862 isoform X3, with product MASKKIIAICQSGGEFVTNNEDGSLTYVGGEAYALDLDNQTLLNDFKKEVAENFECGTNGMTIKYFLPGNKKTLITISKDKDLKRMINFFKDSEQVEVFIIVEEVVARSTPNVTVSRSSRTNISEPAHTPAIPVDMIHPDDLFQSPVHTSPVGVYPSSNDEKHRRAAMQWENAITGVGQRFNSFSEFREALHKYSIAHGFTYKYKKNESRRVTAKCKSEGCAWSIYASKLPTTELICIKTMNSKHTCDGAAVKAGYRSTRGWMGNIIKEKLKVAPNYKPKDIANDIEREYGIQLNYSQARRAKEKAREQLQGSYREAYSQLPLLCEKIKETNPGSVAIVSAKEDSSFHRLFISFHALISGFRQGCRPLLFLDSTLLYAKYQGTLLAAIGVDGNDGVFPLAFAVVDEETNDNWHWFLSELKSAVPMSCPITFVCDFQRGIRESLHDIFNEECHHGYCLRYLAEKLNNDLQGQFSHEARRLMIQDLYTAACAPTLESFERCAENIRAISPDAYDWVTRSEPDHWANALFGGARYGLLTSNFGQLFYDWVMEVNELPITQMVDVLRGKIMELIYTRRVESDQWATRLTPLMEEKLQSETSKARSLQVLPSHGSTFEVRGESVDVVDIDQWDCSCKGWQLNGMPCCHAIAVLELIGRSPYDYCSRYFTTESYHVTYVESINPVPNLESPANGEVDAAVVITPPPSKRPPGRPKMKKVDAFDIVKRQMQCSRCKGLGHNKKTCG from the exons ATGGCCTCCAAGAAAATAATTGCCATTTGTCAATCTGGAGGGGAATTTGTGACCAATAATGAAGACGGGTCTTTGACATATGTTGGTGGGGAGGCATATGCACTAGACCTTGATAACCAGACACTTCTGAATGATTTTAAGAAAGAAGTAGCAGAAAACTTTGAGTGTGGGACCAATGGAATGACAATTAAGTATTTTCTCCCTGGGAATAAGAAGACTCTCATTACAATTTCTAAAGATAAGGACCTCAAGCGTATGATCAACTTCTTCAAGGATTCTGAACAAGTAGAGGTGTTTATAATTGTAGAAGAAGTTGTTGCTCGAAGTACTCCGAATGTGACTGTTAGTAG GTCGAGCAGGACTAACATATCAGAGCCTGCACATACTCCTGCTATCCCCGTGGATATGATCCATCCTGATGATCTGTTTCAATCACCCGTTCATACTAGTCCCGTAGGTGTTTATCCGAGTAGCAATGATGAGAAGCATCGCAGAGCAGCTATGCAGTGGGAGAATGCCATTACTGGCGTGGGGCAAAGATTTAACAGCTTTTCCGAATTCCGTGAAGCTTTACATAAATATTCAATTGCCCATGGATTCACttataaatacaagaaaaatgaaagtcGCAGAGTAACTGCTAAATGCAAGTCAGAAGGTTGTGCTTGGTCGATATACGCATCAAAGTTGCCTACCACCGAGCTAATATGTATTAAGACGATGAACTCAAAGCATACATGTGATGGAGCTGCAGTAAAAGCTGGATACCGGTCCACAAGGGGTTGGATGGGAAATATAATAAAGGAAAAGTTGAAGGTTGCTCCTAATTACAAGCCTAAGGATATCGCAAACGATATCGAGCGTGAATATGGCATTCAGTTGAACTATTCTCAGGCAAGACGTGCTAAAGAGAAGGCAAGAGAGCAGCTTCAAGGTTCTTACAGAGAGGCATACAGTCAGTTACCTTTACTATgtgagaaaattaaagaaactaATCCTGGTAGTGTTGCTATAGTTTCCGCAAAGGAGGACTCGAGCTTCCATCGTTTATTTATCTCGTTTCATGCCTTGATATCTGGTTTTCGACAAGGTTGCCGCCCTCTTCTATTCCTAGACAGCACGCTTCTCTATGCAAAATATCAAGGAACATTATTGGCTGCCATTGGTGTGGATGGGAATGATGGTGTCTTTCCTTTAGCCTTTGCGGTTGTAGATGAAGAGACAAACGACAACTGGCATTGGTTTCTTTCGGAACTTAAATCTGCTGTCCCAATGTCCTGTCCAATAACATTTGTGTGTGATTTCCAAAGGGGCATAAGAGAGTCGTTGCATGATATATTTAATGAAGAGTGTCACCACGGTTATTGCCTGCGCTATCTTGCGGAAAAACTGAATAACGATTTGCAAGGACAGTTTTCTCATGAAGCTAGACGTCTTATGATCCAAGATTTATATACTGCTGCTTGCGCCCCGACGCTCGAGAGTTTCGAACGCTGTGCTGAGAATATAAGAGCAATCTCTCCTGATGCATATGATTGGGTCACTCGAAGTGAGCCCGACCATTGGGCGAATGCCCTTTTCGGTGGGGCAAGGTATGGTTTATTGACATCCAATTTCGGGCAGCTTTTTTATGATTGGGTGATGGAGGTGAATGAGCTGCCGATAACACAAATGGTTGACGTATTACGAGGAAAGATAATGGAATTGATCTATACTAGGCGTGTTGAGTCCGATCAGTGGGCTACGAGATTGACACCATTGATGGAAGAAAAGCTTCAGAGCGAAACCTCAAAAGCGAGGTCACTTCAAGTATTACCCTCACATGGGAGCACGTTCGAAGTTCGTGGCGAGTCTGTTGAcgttgttgatattgatcaATGGGATTGTAGTTGCAAAGGTTGGCAATTAAACGGGATGCCTTGCTGCCATGCTATTGCTGTTCTCGAATTGATAGGAAGGAGtccatatgattattgttccagATACTTCACAACCGAGAGTTACCATGTAACATATGTTGAATCAATTAACCCCGTCCCTAATCTGGAAAGCCCAGCAAATGGTGAAGTCGATGCGGCAGTTGTTATTACTCCCCCACCATCCAAACGTCCACCAGGCAGACCAAAGATGAAAAAGGTCGATGCTTTTGACATTGTTAAACGACAGATGCAGTGTAGCAGGTGTAAGGGCCTAGGTCACAATAAGAAAACATGCGGGTAA